Proteins co-encoded in one Xiphophorus couchianus chromosome 16, X_couchianus-1.0, whole genome shotgun sequence genomic window:
- the soul5 gene encoding heme-binding protein 2 codes for MICFSGLLGLLLVLNAEARVGDSSQLEFCNETEQCLLFDLICKNSVYEVRHYDSVKWVTTNYTTFSMEFMMVPAFWKLYKYITGENEASQNIPMTAPVLMGIPEKSILRMDVFTMSFLLPAEYQMDPPKPTNDDVYIQETPAMNVYVIDYDSYMNTLSDSKYSKKLSKALDSAKVQYRKGSHFAAGYDSPKPKKKRHCEVWYVVEGDPVCDPVLQPFA; via the exons AT GATTTGTTTTTCAGGTCTTCTGGGTCTTCTGCTGGTTCTAAATGCTGAGGCCAGAGTTGG AGACTCCTCCCAGCTGGAGTTCTGCAATGAGACAGAGCAGTGCCTGCTGTTTGACTTGATTTGCAAGAACTCCGTATATGAG gTGCGGCATTATGACTCTGTGAAATGGGTTACAACTAATTACACCACCTTCTCTATGGAATTTATGATGGTACCAGCGTTTTGGAAGTTGTACAAGTACATCACCGGTGAAAATGAAGCAA GCCAAAACATCCCTATGACCGCTCCAGTTCTGATGGGAATACCTGAAAAGAGCATTTTGAGGATGGATGTCTTCACAATGAGTTTCTTGCTGCCAGCAGAATATCAGATGGATCCACCAAAACCTACTAATGATGAT GTTTACATCCAAGAAACGCCTGCTATGAATGTCTATGTAATCGACTATGACTCCTACATGAACACCTTGTCTGACAGTAAGTACTCCAAGAAACTGTCGAAAGCTCTTGACTCTGCCAAAGTACAGTACAGGAAAGGATCCCACTTCGCAGCTGGATATGACAG TCCAAAGCCCAAGAAAAAGAGACACTGTGAGGTGTGGTACGTTGTTGAGGGGGATCCAGTGTGTGATCCAGTTCTTCAACCATTTGCATAG